The Chaetodon trifascialis isolate fChaTrf1 chromosome 17, fChaTrf1.hap1, whole genome shotgun sequence genome has a segment encoding these proteins:
- the LOC139345735 gene encoding gastrula zinc finger protein XlCGF57.1-like, translating to MSKVQTLRAFVEQRLTAAAEEIIELFERTIAEYEEELCGQRKLLDAVFQPEVRLHRADVQQLLVSQEEDPPEQQDCLDSLDQEDPPELPHIKEEQKELWTNQEGEQLGGLEEADLSKFTLSVPVKSEEEADEEEPQSSQLDQRQTEQMNTGSDGEDCRGPGPDRNLNPDHFQPATHDTTSDSSEPETDNSWDWEPPSGLKPLNNEECGSDMECNSGKTSVSSCATSLGSKEHLQKDNGIQTGEQPFSCSVCGKGYYHKNSLKAHMRLHSEGQSFSCPVCKKAFQSRRDLVRHMRIHTGVKPFSCSVCGKRFAQSSTLTSHLRIHTGEKPYTCSVCQANFSCRSTLSYHMRLHTGEKPYICSVCGKGFTQEVNLRQHSTVHTGEKPFSCTVCGKGFTRKFHVRRHSIVHTGEKKFSCSICGKGFARKSYLREHSIVHTGEKRFSCSICGQRFTQHSSLRQHSTVHTGEKPFDCTVCGKGFARKFDLRRHSIVHTGRKHLVVQAVVRDSHNFHL from the exons atgtctaaagtccaaacgctgagagcttttgtggagcagcgactaactgcggctgctgaagagataattgagctgtttgaaaggacgatagcagagtacgaggaggaactttgtggacaaagaaaactactggacgctgttttccagcctgaagtccgcttacacagagcag acgtccagcagctgttggtgagtcaagaagaggatcctcctgagcagcaggactgtctggacagtctggaccaggaggaTCCACCAGAGCTGCcgcacattaaagaggaacagaaggaactgtggaccaatcaggagggagagcagcttggagggctggaggaggctgatctCAGTAAGTTCACACTCagtgtccctgtgaagagtgaagaagaggctgatgaagaggaacctcagtcctcacagcttgatcagagacaaactgaacagatgaacacaggatctgatggagaggactgtagaggaccaggaccagacagGAACTTAAATCCAGATCATTTCCAACCAGCTACTCATGACACGACTTCAGACTCCTCTGAACCTGAGACAGACAACAGTTGGGACTGGGAACCTCCGTCAGGTTTGAAGCCTCTGAACAATGAAGAATGTGGAAGTGATATGGAATGTAATAGTGGAAAAACCTCAGTCAGCTCTTGTGCTACAAGCCTTGGCTCAAAGGAACATCTGCAGAAAGACAATGGAATCCAAACAGGGGAGCAACCATTTAGTTgctcagtttgtggtaaaggataCTATCATAAGAACTCCCTAAAGGCACACATGAGACTTCATTCAGAAGGACAAAGTTTCAGTTGCCCAGTCTGTAAAAAAGCTTTTCAGTCGAGAAGAGATCTTGTGAGACAcatgagaatccacacaggagTAAAACCCTTCAGTTGTTCAGTCTGCGGTAAAAGATTCGCACAAAGCTCAACTTTGACCTCACATTTACGAATTCACACGGGAGAAAAACCTTACACATGCTCAGTTTGTCAAGCTAATTTCAGTTGCAGAAGCACTTTGTCTTACCATATGAGactccacacaggggagaaaccctACATTTGCTCAGTCTGTGGTAAAGGATTCACACAAGAGGTAAATCTGAGACAACACTcgactgtccacacaggggagaaaccattcagttgtacagtttgtggtaaaggatttaCACGAAAATTTCATGTGAGACGACACTCAAttgtccacacaggggagaaaaaaTTTAGTTGTTCAAtctgtggtaaaggatttgcacgAAAATCATATTTGAGAGAACACTCAATAGTCCACACAGGGGAAAAACGATTTAGTTGTTCAATCTGTGGTCAAAGATTCACACAACATTCATCTCTGAGACAACACTCAACTGTTCACACAGGGGAAAAACCATTTgattgtacagtttgtggtaaaggatttgcacgAAAATTTGATTTGAGACGACACTCGATTGTCCACACAGGGAGAAAACATTTAGTTGTTCAAGCTGTGGTCAGAGATTCACACAACTTTCATCTCTGA